From the Actinopolymorpha singaporensis genome, the window ACGACCATCCCGCCCAGGGAGTTCAGCAGGCCGAGCCGCTGGGAGATGTCGACCACCGGGATGATCGTGTAGCCGGTGGGCACGAACAGGGTCGCCACCAGCACGACCATGATCGCCTTCCGGCCGGCGAACCGGTGACGCGCGAGCACGTAGCCGGCCATCGCGCAGCGTACGACGACCACGACGACTGTCACCAGCGTGACGACCACGGTGTTCAGCAGGTAGCGGCCGAAGTGTGCGTCGTTCCAGGCCCGTGCGTAGTTGTCCCACACCGGTGACTTCGGAAGCAGCGACAGCCCGGAGACGAAGACCTCCATCTGGTCCTTCAGGGACGCCGCGACCATCCAGACGAACGGGTAGACCCACAGCGCGCATCCGATGGCCAGAAAGCCCGCGGCGATCCACCACGGCAGCCGGCGCGCGACCCGGCGCGCGACCCGGCCCGTGACCCGGCCCGCGCTCATGCTGTGCCTCGCGACTGGCGTACGGCCCTGATCCCCAGCAGCTGGAACAGGCCGACCAGGCACACGAACAGCCCGAAGACCACGGCAGCCGCGGAGGCGTAGCCGAGTTGGGGAACGGTCGCGGCGAACGCCCAGCGGTAGATGTAGATCTCCACGACCTCGGTCGCGTAGAACGGCCCACCGCCGGTCATGGTGAGCATCAGGTCGAACACCTTCAGCGTCGCCTCCAGCGACAGCAGGGTGATGATGACGAGGAAGGGCCGCAGGAGCGGCATCGTGACGTGCCGCATCAGCTTCCACGGGCCCGCGCCGTCGATCCGGGCCGCCTCGTACACCTCGTTCGGAATGGTCTGCAGCGCGGCCAGCCAGTAGACGAGGGTGATACCGAACCACTTCCAGACGTAGACGCCGCCGACGGTCCACAACGCGGTGGAGGAGTCGCCGAGGAAGTTGACGCCTTCGGACACGAGCCCGAGCCTTGTCAGCAGCAGGTTGACCGGTCCGCTGGCGGGATCGAAGACGAACTGCATCACGACGCCGACGATCGCGGTGGTGGTCACCACCGGAAGGAACAACGCGGTCCGGAACAGCGTCGAGAACGGCATCTTCGGCGAGTTGAGCACGATCGCGACCAGCAGGGTCGCGACCACCTGCAGGGGAACCGTCACCACCATGAACAGCACGGTGATCTTGAACGAGTTCCAGAACAGTGGGTCGGCGAGCACGTCACGGTAGTTCTGCAGACCGATCCAGCTCTTGTCCGCGCCGAACCCGTCCCATCTGAGGAAGGAGTACCAGTAGCTCGCGGCGATCGGGTAGACGGTGTACAGGCCGTACAGCACGACGGTCGGCGTCAGGAACAGCCAGATCCACAGCCGGGACCTGCTCGCGTCACGCGGCCTGCGGCCGGCAGGGCGCGACGTCCGTTCCTGGACGTCGTTCTCCAGCGTCGCGACGCTCAACCGGGCACACTCCCCATGGTTAGTACTACGTTGTACGAAGTCTTCTACAACTGCCCCGCAAAGATCAACTCCTCCGCGTCCGCACCCCAGCACAGGTCGGGAAAGGTGTCGAGTCATGCGAAGTCAGCGAACCTTCCGCGTAACGGCGTACCTGAGTGTGCTCGTCGTCCTGGTGGCGTCAGCCGAGGCCGGTCGGTCGGTCGCGCAGGCGTCGGGGCAGGAGCCGCGGCCCGTTTACGTCGCGCCCACCGGTGAGGCGGCCGACCCGGGCGTCGTGCGGGACGGCCAGGACTACTACGCCTTCATGACCGGTGGCCTGGCTCGCGTCGCCCTGGCCGACAATCCGAGAGGCCCGTGGCAGAGCATGCCGAACGCTCTGTCCCGGTGGGGTGAATGGGCGTCCGGGAAGGGCGCGGTGTGGGCTCCCGACGCTGTGCGGACCTCGGCCGGCTGGGTGCTGTACTACGCGGCGCAGGCAGAGGGATTCGCGGGCCAGCGCTGCATCGGCACCGCCGTGGCCGACCAGCCGGGCGGCCCGTACGAGCCGGCGGCCACCCCGTTGGTCTGCCCGATCCTGGGTGGTGAGGACCCCGCGGCCGACCGCCCCGACCAGACGTCGGGCGTGATCGACCCGTCGCCGTTCCAGGACGAGGACGGTACTCGCTACCTGCTGTACAAGACGCAGAAGACGCCGGGCACCATCCGGATGTTCCCGCTGTCACAGGACGGCCTGCACGGACGCGGCGAAGCCAGCCACGAACTCGTACGGCACTCCGACAGCATCGAGAATCCCGTGATGGTGCGACGCGACGGCCACTACTTCCTGTTCGCCGCCGCCAACTGGTACGACCAGTGCCGCTACTCCACGGTGTGGCGGCGTTCGGCGGACCTGTGGTCGTTCGCCGACAAGGACGAGCACGTGCTGCTCGACCAGGCCGGAACCGGCCTGTGCGGGCCCGGCGGAGCAGACGTGGTCACCGGTGGAGGCGGACCCGACCGGATCTTTCTGCACGCGTGGGTGTGCTCGGCCGGCAACGAGCCCTGTCGGTTCACCGGAGTCGTGACCGACCCGAACCGGCGGCGGGTGGTCTACGCGGCGGTCCTGTCCTGGGGGGCGGACGGCATCACCCCGCAGGTGCCGGCCTTCCTCCCGCCCGCGTAGAGCGCGCCGCGGGCCGGGATGGGACGATGTCGAACCCGACGAGGTGAGAGGGGTTCGGTCGTGGCCGCTGACCGCATGGAGGAGCTTTCCGTACGCGCGGCGGTTCTGGACTCGCCTGGGACGCCGCTGCGGGTCGAGGAGCTGTCGCTGCAGCCGCCTCGGGCGGGGGAGGTTCTCGTCCGGGTCACCGCCGCGGGTCTGTGCCACACCGACCTGCACTACCTGTCAGGTGACCTCGCGTGTACGACCCCGATCGTGCCCGGTCACGAGGGGGCCGGTGTGGTGGAGCAGGTCGGCGCCGGTGTCACGTCGGTGCGGCCCGGCGACTCGGTCGTACTCATGTGGCGGCCGCGCTGTGGCCGGTGTGCGTACTGCTCCTCCGGCCGGCCGGCCCTGTGCGATACCGCGCACGTCCAGATCACCACCAACGGCCTGCTGGACGGTACGACCCGGCTTCGCCGCGGCGACCAGGAGGTCAGGCACCTGCTCGGCGTCTCGTGTTTCGCCGAGCGCTGCGTGGTGGCCGAGCAGTCGGTGATCCGGATCCCGGACGACATCCCGCCACGGATCGCCTCACTCGTCGGATGCGCCGTGATCACCGGCGTCGGGTCGGTGCTCAACGTCGTCACCGACGCCGCGCGCAGCGGCATCCTCGTGATCGGGGCGGGCGGGGTCGGGCTGTCCTGCGTGCTCGGCGGCCGGCTCGCCGGAGCGTACCCCCTGATCGTCGCCGACGTGGTACCGCGGCGGCTGGAGCTCGCGGCCAGGCTCGGCGCGACCCACACCATCGACTCCGGCCGGAACGACCTCGGGCAGGCGGTCCGGGAGATCTGCCCCGAGGGTGTGGACTGGGCGCTGGAGGCGGTCGGCCGGGCACCGACGCTCGAACAGGCGGTGGCCTGCCTGCGCAAGGGCGGCACGCTGGTCGCGATCGGGCTCGGCGCGGTCGGAGCGACGTTCGAGGTCCCGATCAACCAGCTGGTGCAGCAGGAGAAGCGGCTGGTCGGCAGTCTCTACGGGAGCGCCAACACCGTGACGGACGTGCCGAAGCTGCTGGAGCTGTACAAGGCCGGCCGGCTTCCGCTGGAGGAGTTGGTCGGCCCGACGTACCCGCTGAGCCAGGTGAACGACGCCTGTCAGGCTCTGGTTGACGGTGCCGTCGGCCGGATCGTGCTCGAGGTCGACCGTTAGTCAGGGCGAAGAACCGAGGCGATCACCTCCGGGTGCGCGTCATGCCCACAGCGTCGGTAGCCAGGTCAGGGTGGCGGCCAGAGACGCGACAACGGCCGCAAACATGACCAGGACGACTACGGTCCACTTCGCGCCCAAGGGCTTTATCTGCTTTCCGGAACGCTGCGCCTCGGCCACCCTCGTGAACCACCTGGCGAAAATGACACGCATGATCACCATGGACATGGTTGCCAGGACGAAAAGCTGGAGTCCAGTGGCGTCGTTGTCATCACTTCTCCTCGACCTCCCATAGACGTAGAGGCCGCAGATCAACGACGTGAACAGTCCGACGACGAACCTTGCACCCACTCCCAGCGGTTTCCCGGAACGAGGCGAACCAGTGGCAGAGTGCCGAAGGCCACCGCAAGTGCGATGCCGGCCCCAACTGCCATGACCCGCACCTGGGTGAGGGAGAACGCGGCTTCCGGATACGCGGCTACCACGAGTACGTCAGGTGTCAACGTCGCTCCCCATTGCT encodes:
- a CDS encoding carbohydrate ABC transporter permease, with product MSAGRVTGRVARRVARRLPWWIAAGFLAIGCALWVYPFVWMVAASLKDQMEVFVSGLSLLPKSPVWDNYARAWNDAHFGRYLLNTVVVTLVTVVVVVVRCAMAGYVLARHRFAGRKAIMVVLVATLFVPTGYTIIPVVDISQRLGLLNSLGGMVVALSGGAHVAAILLYLGYFRQIPRELEEAAVVDGAGFWSIFFRVMLPLAMPVTATVTLLTFLATWNAFFLPLVFTFSRPDLRTLSVGMLAFVGENSTDWSGMAAAATISLLPVVVIFVLLQRYFVEGIAGAVKS
- a CDS encoding zinc-binding dehydrogenase, whose protein sequence is MAADRMEELSVRAAVLDSPGTPLRVEELSLQPPRAGEVLVRVTAAGLCHTDLHYLSGDLACTTPIVPGHEGAGVVEQVGAGVTSVRPGDSVVLMWRPRCGRCAYCSSGRPALCDTAHVQITTNGLLDGTTRLRRGDQEVRHLLGVSCFAERCVVAEQSVIRIPDDIPPRIASLVGCAVITGVGSVLNVVTDAARSGILVIGAGGVGLSCVLGGRLAGAYPLIVADVVPRRLELAARLGATHTIDSGRNDLGQAVREICPEGVDWALEAVGRAPTLEQAVACLRKGGTLVAIGLGAVGATFEVPINQLVQQEKRLVGSLYGSANTVTDVPKLLELYKAGRLPLEELVGPTYPLSQVNDACQALVDGAVGRIVLEVDR
- a CDS encoding carbohydrate ABC transporter permease — encoded protein: MSVATLENDVQERTSRPAGRRPRDASRSRLWIWLFLTPTVVLYGLYTVYPIAASYWYSFLRWDGFGADKSWIGLQNYRDVLADPLFWNSFKITVLFMVVTVPLQVVATLLVAIVLNSPKMPFSTLFRTALFLPVVTTTAIVGVVMQFVFDPASGPVNLLLTRLGLVSEGVNFLGDSSTALWTVGGVYVWKWFGITLVYWLAALQTIPNEVYEAARIDGAGPWKLMRHVTMPLLRPFLVIITLLSLEATLKVFDLMLTMTGGGPFYATEVVEIYIYRWAFAATVPQLGYASAAAVVFGLFVCLVGLFQLLGIRAVRQSRGTA
- a CDS encoding glycoside hydrolase family 43 protein, which encodes MRSQRTFRVTAYLSVLVVLVASAEAGRSVAQASGQEPRPVYVAPTGEAADPGVVRDGQDYYAFMTGGLARVALADNPRGPWQSMPNALSRWGEWASGKGAVWAPDAVRTSAGWVLYYAAQAEGFAGQRCIGTAVADQPGGPYEPAATPLVCPILGGEDPAADRPDQTSGVIDPSPFQDEDGTRYLLYKTQKTPGTIRMFPLSQDGLHGRGEASHELVRHSDSIENPVMVRRDGHYFLFAAANWYDQCRYSTVWRRSADLWSFADKDEHVLLDQAGTGLCGPGGADVVTGGGGPDRIFLHAWVCSAGNEPCRFTGVVTDPNRRRVVYAAVLSWGADGITPQVPAFLPPA